In Choloepus didactylus isolate mChoDid1 chromosome X, mChoDid1.pri, whole genome shotgun sequence, a genomic segment contains:
- the LOC119522027 gene encoding uncharacterized protein C12orf31 homolog produces the protein MAKSLWSKWKRKMHAEKRKKNAIKELSRLKSILKVDSDVFMKEVQEIATELVPKHYQEKTQCALEDEKDDMKMEAVIKRNKKSLLDQYGQYPVCMNQRQRKRLKAKRVKGKGKSKAKAGKSAKGLAW, from the coding sequence ATGGCTAAAAGCTTATGGAGTaagtggaaaaggaagatgcatgctgaaaagagaaaaaagaatgcaatAAAAGAGCTCAGCAGACTTAAAAGTATACTTAAAGTAGATAGTGATGTTTTTATGAAAGAAGTTCAAGAGATAGCAACTGAGTTGGTACCTAAACATTACCAAGAGAAAACGCAATGTGCATTGGAAGATGAAAAAGATGACATGAAAATGGAAGCTGTtattaagagaaacaaaaagagtCTTCTAGACCAGTATGGACAGTACCCAGTATGTATGAACCAGAGGCAAAGAAAAAGACTGAAGGCAAAGCGAGtgaaagggaaggggaaaagcaaagcaaaagcaGGGAAGTCAGCAAAGGGTTTGGCCTGGTAG